The Eubacterium maltosivorans genome includes the window ATTTTAATTTTGTTTTTTCGTATTTCGGCCATTACAGGAAGCTCAGGTTGATCGTTTTCACTCAAATATTCCACACCATAGCAAATGAATGGCACCATAGACAGGCGCGCCGCCTCCTGGTATAAACGTCCCCAGTCTAACTCTGAGGACGGCGGGGCTGGCGGATGTGCCGTCAGCACCGAACTGGCCAATTCATGCAGATACTGCGTTTCAGTTGTGCTGTTTTTCATACTGTCTCCTTAGCCCAAAACCGATTAAATATTTCTTTAACCTTATTTGTTTATAATATTAGCTGTTGCCATAGATAATACGGGTGCAGCTCGTTTTTTATTCGTGGAATCCTGTCATTCCACGAACTTTCCAGCGAAAACCCTGTAATCAGAGGGATTTTTTTGTTTTTTGACCAGAATTTGACCAGATTTTCAGAGGTTTTCGATTTTCGACATTTCGATACGGTCCTGCTCATCAATGGCATGTACATAAATCTGCAAGGTGATGCTGGGGTTCGAGTGACCAAGGATTCTGCTTAATGTGGAGATCTGCATATTTTTGCTGGCCGCAATGGTGGCAAAGGTATGCCGTAGAGCATGGAAATTTACACAACGGATTCCAGCTTCTTTCAGAAGCGCCGAAAAATAATTTTGATAGGCTCTCGGGTCCAGATAGGAGCCTTGCCGGTTACTGAACACAAAGCTTTCTTCAGCGATGACGCCGCTTTTTTTCAAGCTTTTCTGATATGCGTGTAACAGCCTGTAAATACCGTCGTTCATGGGAATATCTCTTTCAGAACAGGCGGATTTTGTTTGGCCAAACACGACTTCGGTTTTGTTCTTTTCAGACGCTTCTGCCTTGACCCGCTGAATTGAATGACGGACATGAATCGTTTTTGACTGCAGATCAATATCGGCCCAGCGCAAGGCTGCCAGCTCGCCCAGGCGGATACCTGTTTTTAAGGCGAGTAAGATGGCGCGGGCTCTTTTGTCATAAAGCTTATCTTCCAGCACTTTTTCCAATTTTTGATACTCACTTTGTTTTAAATAATTGGGTTTTTTCTTTTGTCTGGGGGGGATATGTATATTTTTGCAGGGATTATTCTGAACCAGCTCTAATTCGATCATCTTTTCAAAAAAGGACGACAGCAGTACAAGATGGATTTTTATGGTAGCGGGGGCCAGCCCCTTGCGGTTTTTTGCGTCGTTGCTAAGATAATGAATATAATCTTGAACCGTCTTTGGGGTCACTTCATTGACAGGGCAGTCCCCGAGCTGCGGCAGAATATGCTTATAGACGATGCTGCAATAGCGTGTGTAGGAGGAAGCCTTTACAGTAAGCTTTTTAGATTCTTCCAGCCATTGAACAAGGCACTGTCTCAGCGTTGCGCTGCTCTGGGCAAATTTATTATGCGAATAGCTTTCCGCCATACGCTCCAGGCTTTCTACCGGTAAGTTTTTTCTTTTTTGTTTGCGGATCAGACGTTCCAATGCTACTTTTTCGGAGACGCTTTTTTCAGCCTCCTCCAAAAGCGCTACGGCTTCCCGGTAAGTATCGGCGTAGATCGACCGGTAAATCGCTTTTCCATGAATACCCTTATATCCAGTAATATAACGCCCCTCATAACGGTGATCGGAACGCTTATATACATTTTTACGATGTTTTTTCATTACGATTCCTCC containing:
- a CDS encoding tyrosine-type recombinase/integrase, which produces MKKHRKNVYKRSDHRYEGRYITGYKGIHGKAIYRSIYADTYREAVALLEEAEKSVSEKVALERLIRKQKRKNLPVESLERMAESYSHNKFAQSSATLRQCLVQWLEESKKLTVKASSYTRYCSIVYKHILPQLGDCPVNEVTPKTVQDYIHYLSNDAKNRKGLAPATIKIHLVLLSSFFEKMIELELVQNNPCKNIHIPPRQKKKPNYLKQSEYQKLEKVLEDKLYDKRARAILLALKTGIRLGELAALRWADIDLQSKTIHVRHSIQRVKAEASEKNKTEVVFGQTKSACSERDIPMNDGIYRLLHAYQKSLKKSGVIAEESFVFSNRQGSYLDPRAYQNYFSALLKEAGIRCVNFHALRHTFATIAASKNMQISTLSRILGHSNPSITLQIYVHAIDEQDRIEMSKIENL